In Flavobacterium sp. N3904, one DNA window encodes the following:
- a CDS encoding gliding motility-associated C-terminal domain-containing protein, which translates to MVSKLFFPIKIRTYTFFYALSLLFCCNIINAQCGGTDNALTVCDIANPLSKTVDLNPLLGTYTAGGTWNDDDKSGGLNKNSGILNAQQIKKSGTYHYTYTVLGVSGCIDNNAVITVTIGGYTGVPAPNASICSSETAFNLFQVFDGNSLAPQIGGVWHDDDNSGGLSNNILNASVPVADDTYSYTYTIDAIGSCPAPPPSTIFVSIYRSPEAGTSTNLLICSDQLSSYTNFDLNTKLSGADSGGTWTESGTSEISDDTDSTIDIQNIYNTKGAGTYRFTYTVASNNTVCINQSSSVDIIIKKQLDFTGTTLAVYSDICENEIATARYIAVLTQSNQVIPDGIYVITYAISGVSIPLIAVRSFTNGTSSFPIPSSNFQQVKNYTISILNITENLSFGICTNTIGTIEDVLHIFPIPKIDNATLTIAPVCQTFGALVEFSGISNLADGNYDITYNINGSNTATAIPAVLTITGGLGSFTIPKTLISNIGVNSIIITKITNTITGCSNVSTLTKFFTVNPLPDITKMVVGINDVCQGLPTNVNLSGLGTLTSISIDYTISGVNTVASQTIPLAVTAGRTSFFIPASNIPNVGVTTFTITNVTNTLTGCSVATLNNKNFTVNAIPVTPIATDQKFCSSDNATVADLIPQGNQYQWFDSLPSTVPLLNSTSLVSGNYYVKEVNTLTGCESGLKMIDVIINTTPQINSATLKIDPICQTFGALVEFSGTSNLTDGNYDILYNLTGSNTGTAIPAVLSVTGGLGSFSIPSALIPNPGLNSITITKITNSITGCTNSSTLSKSFTVNPLPNITNLAVAINDVCQGFPTNVNLTGLGTLTSITIDYTISGVNTVGSQDIPLTVVAGGTSFVIPATDIPNVGLTTFTITNVTNALTGCSISTINNKSFTVNTIPATPLASDQKFCSSDNATVADLIPQGNQYEWFDSLASTVPLLNSTPLVSGNYYVKEVNTLTGCESSLKSIVVQINTTPQINNATLTIAPICQGFNAVVNFSGTSNLADGNYNILYNLSGSNVATAVPATLTVTSGLASFTIAANLIENAGNTTIAIINITNTSTNCTNTSTLSKVFVVNALPDISNMVVTIKDGCLGQPINVQLSGLGTLTNITLTYSVSGSNTISSQIIPLVVSNGNTSFLIPASNLGNIGMNTLVITDLTNTGNSCSTTITSVSKNFSINPIPSNPTANNQEFCETDLATVANLLPNGNQYKWFDSATSNTPLSSGTLLVSADYFVKEINLTTGCESGATQISVVINVVQAPVLKPNGQEFCGADKPTIQSLSNNTNSNGNLVWYNAASNGTLLANTDLLIEGATYYGFDFNTITNCYSNPLPVTVSLTDCTATPDNFIIPSGFSPNDDGVNDTFQIVNIEFLYPNYTLEIFNRYGNVLFKGNISKPAWDGKNSNSNFIDGNAPSGVYFYIINYNKDKLRPKQGSLYLNR; encoded by the coding sequence ATGGTTTCAAAACTATTTTTCCCTATAAAAATTAGGACCTATACATTTTTTTATGCTTTATCACTTTTATTTTGTTGCAACATAATTAATGCACAATGTGGAGGTACAGATAATGCACTTACTGTTTGTGATATTGCAAATCCATTAAGTAAAACAGTAGATCTTAACCCTTTATTAGGTACTTATACTGCTGGCGGAACATGGAATGATGATGATAAATCGGGTGGACTGAATAAAAATTCAGGTATTCTTAATGCTCAACAAATTAAAAAAAGTGGTACTTATCATTATACTTATACCGTACTTGGAGTTTCGGGCTGTATTGATAATAATGCTGTTATAACCGTTACTATTGGCGGTTATACTGGTGTCCCCGCCCCAAATGCCTCTATTTGTAGTAGTGAAACTGCTTTTAATTTGTTTCAGGTTTTTGATGGAAATTCACTTGCACCCCAAATTGGAGGAGTTTGGCATGATGATGATAATTCTGGAGGATTATCCAATAATATTTTAAATGCCTCTGTTCCTGTCGCCGATGATACCTATTCCTATACATATACAATAGATGCAATTGGATCATGTCCTGCACCTCCACCTTCTACTATTTTTGTTTCTATTTACCGTTCACCAGAAGCTGGAACATCAACTAATCTGTTAATATGTTCAGATCAATTAAGTTCCTATACCAATTTTGATTTAAATACAAAATTAAGTGGTGCTGATTCTGGAGGGACTTGGACAGAATCTGGAACTTCAGAAATAAGTGACGATACGGATTCAACTATTGATATACAAAATATTTATAATACCAAAGGTGCAGGTACTTATAGGTTTACCTATACTGTGGCGTCAAATAATACTGTTTGCATCAATCAATCTTCTAGTGTTGATATTATAATAAAAAAACAACTTGATTTTACAGGAACAACTTTAGCTGTTTACTCAGATATTTGTGAAAATGAAATTGCTACTGCCAGGTATATTGCCGTTCTGACACAAAGTAATCAAGTTATTCCAGACGGAATTTACGTTATTACTTATGCAATTTCGGGTGTTAGTATACCATTAATTGCTGTCCGAAGTTTTACTAATGGTACATCGTCGTTTCCAATACCTTCGAGCAATTTTCAACAAGTTAAAAATTATACGATAAGTATTTTAAATATAACGGAAAATCTTAGTTTTGGTATCTGTACTAATACGATTGGAACCATTGAAGATGTCCTCCACATTTTTCCAATTCCAAAAATAGACAATGCTACTCTTACAATTGCTCCTGTTTGTCAAACTTTCGGAGCATTAGTTGAATTTTCCGGAATTTCAAATCTTGCGGATGGGAATTATGATATTACATATAACATAAATGGTAGTAATACAGCAACGGCAATTCCAGCTGTTCTTACTATTACAGGAGGACTAGGTTCATTTACTATTCCAAAAACTTTGATTTCAAATATTGGTGTAAACTCAATTATAATTACCAAAATAACCAACACTATAACTGGTTGTTCCAATGTATCAACACTTACAAAATTTTTTACAGTTAATCCATTACCAGACATTACTAAAATGGTAGTTGGTATAAATGATGTATGTCAAGGTCTTCCAACCAATGTCAATTTATCTGGATTGGGCACTTTGACTTCAATTTCTATCGATTACACAATTTCAGGAGTAAACACAGTAGCTTCCCAGACTATTCCTTTAGCAGTAACTGCTGGTAGAACAAGTTTTTTTATACCAGCGTCAAATATTCCAAATGTGGGTGTGACCACTTTTACAATTACGAATGTTACCAATACTTTAACGGGATGCTCTGTTGCAACTTTAAATAATAAAAACTTTACTGTAAATGCAATTCCGGTTACTCCTATAGCTACTGATCAAAAATTTTGTAGTTCTGATAATGCGACAGTTGCTGATTTGATCCCTCAAGGAAATCAATATCAATGGTTTGATTCGCTACCAAGTACAGTTCCATTATTAAACTCAACATCATTGGTTTCTGGGAATTATTATGTTAAAGAAGTTAATACACTAACGGGATGTGAATCTGGTTTAAAAATGATTGATGTAATTATTAATACTACACCTCAGATTAACAGCGCTACTTTAAAAATAGATCCAATTTGTCAAACTTTTGGAGCATTAGTAGAATTTTCCGGGACATCAAATCTTACTGATGGGAATTATGACATTCTTTATAATTTAACTGGAAGTAATACAGGAACTGCAATTCCTGCTGTTCTAAGTGTTACAGGAGGATTAGGCTCTTTTAGCATTCCTTCAGCTTTGATTCCTAATCCGGGTTTAAATAGCATTACAATTACCAAAATAACCAATTCTATAACCGGTTGCACCAATTCATCAACGCTTTCAAAGAGTTTTACAGTAAATCCATTGCCTAATATTACAAATTTGGCTGTTGCTATAAATGATGTATGCCAAGGCTTTCCAACTAATGTTAATTTAACCGGACTGGGTACTTTGACATCTATCACTATTGATTATACAATTTCAGGAGTAAACACAGTTGGTTCTCAGGATATTCCTTTAACAGTGGTTGCGGGCGGAACCAGTTTTGTTATACCTGCAACTGATATTCCCAATGTAGGTTTGACCACTTTCACCATTACGAATGTTACTAATGCCTTAACGGGTTGTTCGATATCTACTATAAATAATAAAAGTTTTACTGTAAATACTATTCCGGCTACTCCTTTAGCTTCTGATCAAAAATTTTGTAGCTCTGATAATGCGACAGTTGCTGATTTAATTCCTCAAGGAAATCAATATGAATGGTTTGATTCGCTTGCAAGTACAGTTCCATTATTAAATTCAACACCATTGGTTTCTGGAAATTATTATGTTAAAGAAGTAAATACACTAACAGGCTGCGAATCTAGTTTGAAATCTATAGTTGTTCAAATAAATACCACGCCTCAAATTAATAATGCAACATTGACCATTGCACCAATTTGCCAAGGTTTTAATGCTGTAGTTAATTTTTCGGGGACTTCCAATCTTGCAGATGGGAATTATAATATTCTTTACAATCTAAGTGGCAGTAATGTTGCAACAGCTGTACCGGCAACCTTGACAGTAACAAGCGGTTTGGCCTCGTTTACTATTGCGGCTAATTTAATCGAAAATGCAGGAAATACAACAATTGCCATTATCAATATTACAAACACATCAACAAATTGTACAAATACATCAACGTTATCAAAAGTCTTTGTTGTAAATGCTTTACCAGATATTTCCAATATGGTTGTGACAATAAAAGATGGATGTTTGGGGCAACCTATAAATGTTCAGCTTTCGGGATTAGGAACATTAACAAATATAACATTGACATATTCAGTATCTGGATCAAATACAATAAGTTCACAGATAATTCCTTTGGTTGTAAGTAATGGAAACACTAGTTTTTTGATTCCAGCATCCAACCTTGGTAATATAGGGATGAATACATTGGTGATTACAGATTTGACAAATACTGGAAATAGTTGTTCTACTACCATAACTTCAGTTTCTAAGAATTTTTCAATTAATCCAATTCCTAGTAATCCAACGGCAAACAATCAAGAGTTCTGCGAAACAGATTTAGCAACTGTTGCTAATTTATTACCAAACGGAAATCAATACAAATGGTTTGATTCTGCAACTAGCAACACACCATTATCTTCTGGTACACTTTTGGTGTCTGCCGATTATTTTGTAAAAGAAATAAATTTGACTACTGGTTGTGAATCTGGAGCAACACAAATAAGTGTAGTTATAAATGTAGTTCAAGCGCCAGTTTTAAAACCAAATGGACAAGAATTTTGCGGAGCAGACAAACCAACAATTCAAAGTTTGTCAAACAACACCAATTCAAATGGAAATTTAGTTTGGTACAATGCAGCTTCCAACGGGACTTTACTTGCCAATACTGATTTATTGATTGAAGGGGCTACTTATTACGGTTTCGATTTTAACACAATTACAAATTGTTATTCCAATCCTTTACCAGTCACCGTTTCACTTACCGATTGTACCGCAACACCGGATAATTTTATTATTCCTAGTGGATTTTCTCCGAATGATGACGGCGTTAATGACACTTTCCAAATTGTAAATATCGAATTTTTATATCCAAACTATACATTGGAAATTTTTAACAGATATGGGAATGTTTTATTCAAAGGGAATATTAGTAAACCAGCTTGGGATGGGAAAAATTCTAATTCAAACTTTATAGATGGTAATGCACCATCAGGCGTCTATTTTTATATTATCAATTATAATAAAGATAAATTGCGACCAAAGCAAGGAAGCCTTTATTTAAACCGATAA
- a CDS encoding type IX secretion system membrane protein PorP/SprF: protein MKKLLFLVFFFLSILKVVGQQDPLYTQYMYNMSVVNPAYATATPSVLNLGTLYRTQWVGVEGAPKTFTLFAHTPINDKLETGFSLISDDIGDGAKKETNFYADIAYIVQLNETQKLSFGVKAGITSLNTNFNGFVLNSGDATTDKAFAENVNKTLPNLGVGAYYFTDNYYVGFSAPNLLSAEHIKERSEISSLGIQNIHSFLTGGYVFNINDAFKFKPAVMAIFVKGAPVSLDFTANVLYNDKFELGVAYRVDDSVNILMNINVLPNFRVGYSYDYTLSNLSQFSSGSHEFVLLYNLDFLGKGYDKSPRFF from the coding sequence ATGAAGAAATTATTATTTCTTGTGTTTTTTTTCCTTTCGATACTAAAGGTTGTTGGACAACAAGATCCATTATATACGCAATACATGTATAACATGAGTGTTGTAAACCCTGCATACGCAACTGCTACACCATCAGTTTTAAATCTGGGGACTTTGTACCGGACACAATGGGTTGGAGTGGAGGGAGCTCCAAAAACATTTACCCTTTTTGCACATACTCCAATAAATGACAAACTGGAAACTGGTTTTTCATTAATTTCAGATGATATCGGTGATGGCGCCAAAAAAGAAACTAATTTTTATGCGGATATCGCTTATATTGTTCAATTAAATGAAACGCAAAAACTTTCTTTTGGTGTTAAAGCTGGAATAACTTCTTTGAATACCAATTTTAATGGTTTTGTTTTAAATAGCGGAGACGCAACAACCGATAAAGCATTTGCAGAAAACGTAAACAAAACATTGCCAAATCTCGGTGTAGGAGCCTATTATTTTACCGATAATTATTATGTTGGATTTTCTGCTCCAAATTTACTTTCAGCCGAGCATATAAAAGAGAGGTCTGAGATAAGTTCGCTGGGGATTCAAAATATTCACTCTTTTTTGACTGGAGGTTATGTTTTTAATATCAATGATGCTTTCAAATTCAAACCTGCAGTTATGGCGATTTTTGTAAAAGGAGCTCCCGTTTCATTAGATTTTACTGCAAACGTTTTGTACAATGATAAGTTTGAATTGGGCGTTGCCTATCGAGTTGATGATTCTGTAAATATTTTAATGAATATCAATGTATTGCCAAATTTCAGAGTGGGTTATTCGTATGATTATACCCTTTCAAATTTGAGTCAGTTCAGTTCAGGATCTCATGAATTTGTTTTATTGTATAATTTAGATTTCTTAGGAAAAGGATATGATAAATCACCAAGGTTCTTCTAA
- a CDS encoding OmpA family protein produces MKRIFLILIVFSIQFIYSQQQQDLQRANRLYDKTYYSAAIPLYEKISATNQSVEVIRKLGNCYYFTSDYENAQGQYHLLMSKSGVNLTEQDYFRYSETLKATGKYAEANNVMRNYLVASNNKEAVEKLDKGINTLNNVSAIGNRFEIKNLSINTINSEFGAVVLGDNLVFAAVKKKPNLFDKTYKWNNETYLNLVSIPIKNVNESDSIVNYFSKELKSPMHESNAIFTKDGKTMYFTRNNSNDGRREKNTDKVSTIQIFKAEFVDNKWTNIKALPFNSPNYSVEHPALSPDEQTLYFASDMPGTLGSFDIFSVTINGNTYGTPVNLGNTINTTQREQFPFVSNDNKLYFSSNGHEGYGSLDVFVSDIQNNSYSEASNVGLPVNSGYDDFAFYMNPDSKEGYFSSNRPGGKGNDDIYSLKEIKPLLIENCKQYIAGIVTDTDTQLALENAIVILKNASNQEVEKAITATDGKFAFTAGCETNYSVFVTRENYTENSRNLKISSERYKSNDASMDIRSIEAIKKGEQIALEQKKAADLILAQQLKAAELLALQQKKTADAIALKEKKAADAIAKKNNAIELEEKRLADLAALQQLKKEKITADQKRKELDAIQKKQKMDAIVAAEKDVVKQKDRLIIKTDPIYFDYNMWYIRKESKTILNRVVELMKKYPEMVVEIGSHTDNRGNAKFNLDLSQKRADATRTYIIEQGIVKSRIFGKGYGESVPIVKCIPENSCDEEQHELNRRSEFVIKNL; encoded by the coding sequence ATGAAAAGAATATTCTTAATCCTAATCGTATTTTCGATACAGTTTATATACAGTCAGCAACAACAAGATTTGCAGCGAGCCAATCGCTTGTATGACAAAACATATTATAGTGCAGCCATTCCTTTGTATGAAAAAATAAGTGCAACAAATCAAAGCGTTGAAGTCATTCGAAAACTTGGAAATTGCTATTATTTCACTAGTGATTATGAGAACGCTCAGGGGCAATATCATCTATTAATGTCAAAATCGGGAGTAAATCTTACTGAACAAGATTATTTTAGATATTCCGAAACACTTAAAGCAACAGGAAAATATGCCGAAGCAAATAACGTAATGCGTAATTATCTTGTTGCTTCAAATAATAAAGAAGCTGTTGAAAAATTGGATAAGGGTATCAATACTTTAAATAATGTCTCTGCAATTGGAAATCGATTTGAAATAAAAAATCTGTCAATTAATACCATAAATTCTGAATTTGGAGCTGTAGTTTTGGGAGATAATTTAGTTTTTGCGGCTGTTAAAAAGAAGCCCAATTTATTCGATAAAACCTATAAATGGAACAATGAAACTTATCTGAATTTAGTTTCTATTCCGATAAAAAATGTCAATGAAAGCGATTCTATTGTCAACTATTTTTCGAAAGAATTAAAATCTCCAATGCACGAATCCAATGCTATTTTTACTAAAGATGGTAAGACAATGTATTTTACCAGAAACAATTCAAACGACGGAAGAAGAGAAAAAAATACTGATAAAGTTTCGACTATTCAAATCTTCAAAGCTGAATTTGTTGATAATAAATGGACAAATATTAAAGCGCTACCTTTTAATAGCCCCAATTATTCGGTTGAACATCCTGCTTTAAGTCCAGATGAGCAAACATTGTATTTTGCTTCGGATATGCCGGGGACATTGGGTTCATTTGATATTTTTAGTGTTACAATAAATGGAAATACTTATGGAACACCAGTAAATTTAGGAAATACAATTAATACAACGCAGAGAGAACAATTTCCTTTTGTTTCCAATGATAACAAATTGTATTTTTCATCGAATGGGCATGAGGGCTACGGATCTTTGGATGTTTTTGTATCCGATATTCAAAATAATTCATATTCTGAAGCTTCGAATGTTGGACTTCCTGTAAATTCTGGTTATGATGATTTTGCCTTTTATATGAATCCAGATTCGAAAGAGGGTTATTTTTCTTCAAATAGGCCAGGAGGAAAGGGCAATGACGATATTTATTCGCTAAAAGAAATAAAACCATTACTGATAGAAAATTGTAAACAATATATTGCTGGAATTGTAACAGATACTGATACGCAGCTAGCATTAGAAAATGCAATTGTTATTCTAAAAAATGCATCTAATCAAGAAGTTGAAAAAGCAATCACTGCAACAGATGGAAAATTTGCTTTTACCGCTGGATGCGAAACAAATTATTCAGTATTTGTAACCAGAGAAAATTATACCGAGAATTCAAGGAATTTAAAAATTTCCAGTGAAAGATATAAATCCAATGATGCTTCAATGGACATTCGATCAATAGAAGCCATAAAAAAAGGGGAACAAATCGCTTTGGAACAAAAGAAAGCAGCCGATTTAATTCTTGCTCAGCAATTGAAAGCTGCAGAATTGTTAGCTCTTCAACAAAAGAAAACTGCCGACGCTATTGCGCTAAAAGAGAAAAAAGCAGCCGATGCCATTGCTAAAAAGAATAATGCAATTGAGCTTGAAGAAAAAAGACTGGCCGATTTAGCAGCACTTCAACAGCTTAAAAAAGAAAAAATTACTGCTGACCAAAAGCGAAAAGAATTGGATGCCATCCAGAAAAAACAAAAAATGGATGCTATTGTTGCTGCAGAAAAAGATGTTGTAAAACAAAAAGATCGATTAATTATAAAAACCGATCCCATCTATTTTGATTATAATATGTGGTACATTCGAAAAGAATCAAAAACTATTTTGAATCGAGTTGTCGAATTGATGAAAAAATACCCAGAGATGGTTGTTGAAATTGGTTCACACACCGATAATCGTGGAAATGCCAAATTTAATTTAGATCTTTCTCAAAAACGTGCCGATGCTACGAGAACGTATATTATAGAACAAGGAATCGTTAAAAGCAGAATTTTCGGAAAAGGATATGGAGAAAGCGTTCCAATTGTAAAATGCATTCCAGAAAATTCATGCGATGAAGAGCAACATGAATTGAATCGAAGAAGTGAATTTGTGATTAAAAATTTATAG
- a CDS encoding fasciclin domain-containing protein yields MKTRKILSIALFALVFGATSFAQKSVMVGGAEMYPTKNIIQNAMNSKEHTTLVAAVKAAGLVETLESTGPFTVFAPTNEAFDKLPKGTVDTLLKPENLKMLQSILTYHVVAGKMSSADLQKAIKAGNGKAMLKTVNGGMLTISMKGKQLILTDENGGNSMVTIADVFQSNGVIFVIDAVLMPKQK; encoded by the coding sequence ATGAAAACTAGAAAAATTTTATCGATTGCATTATTTGCATTAGTGTTTGGAGCTACTTCTTTTGCTCAAAAAAGTGTTATGGTTGGTGGAGCTGAAATGTATCCTACCAAAAATATTATTCAAAATGCTATGAACTCCAAAGAGCATACAACATTAGTGGCAGCAGTAAAAGCCGCAGGATTAGTTGAAACTTTAGAAAGCACAGGTCCATTCACCGTTTTTGCCCCAACAAATGAAGCTTTTGATAAATTGCCTAAAGGAACAGTAGACACATTATTGAAACCAGAGAATTTAAAAATGCTGCAAAGTATTCTTACTTACCATGTTGTTGCAGGAAAAATGAGTTCAGCTGATTTGCAAAAAGCGATTAAGGCAGGAAACGGAAAAGCGATGTTAAAAACTGTAAATGGAGGAATGTTAACTATTTCTATGAAAGGGAAACAGCTAATTCTTACCGATGAAAACGGTGGAAATTCTATGGTAACTATTGCAGATGTTTTTCAATCAAATGGAGTTATTTTTGTTATAGATGCGGTTTTGATGCCAAAGCAAAAATAA
- the pheT gene encoding phenylalanine--tRNA ligase subunit beta: MKISYNWLKQFIKIDWKSDETSALLTDLGLEVEVVEKYQSVKGGLEGIVVGHVLTCIPHPDADRLKITTVDLGDGIPLQIVCGASNVASGQKVPVATIGTILYDKDGNSFTIKKGKIRGQESHGMICAEDELGLGENHDGIMVLDETIPAGTLASTVFKIENDEVFEIGLTPNRADAMSHLGTARDLRAGLIQTGINVELITPSVSNFRVDKRTLKIDVDVKDIHLAPRYCGVTISGITVKESPDWLKNRLKAIGINPKNNIVDVTNYVLHDLGQPLHAFDAGKISGKISVQTLPSGTKFKTLDDIERTLHEEDLMICDEKGPMCIAGVFGGLKSGVSETTNAIFLESAYFNPVSIRKSAKRHQLNTDASFRFERGIDPTITEYALKRAALLIIEVAGGEITSDIIDIYQKKIEDFPVFLNFKNVARIIGEELPKDTIKQILASLEIKINSVSDAGLGLTIPAYRVDVQREIDVIEEILRVYGYNNIIFSKKLNATVSNSPRNEDYKVQNSIATQLNSLGFNEMMANSLTTASYVQLSQILKEEHNVTMLNPLSSDLASMRQSLLFSGLEAISYNINRKNSDLKLFEFGKSYHKFLAGYEEIKHLTLFQTGNRNQENWTNAQKPSDFFLFKGYVESIISRLGISKTKSAAVNSDIFSEGIAFALGSETIVEFGLVKKSILKHFGIKQDVFYADFNWATVLKLMSSKIKYTDIPKYPEVRRDLALLIDQNVTYDSIYKIARQTEKSLLKDINLFDVYEGKNLPEGKKSYALSFIIQDLTKTLEDTQIDSIMSKLKNNFETELGASLR; encoded by the coding sequence ATGAAAATATCATACAACTGGTTAAAACAGTTCATTAAAATAGACTGGAAATCCGATGAAACTTCGGCATTGCTTACGGATTTGGGACTTGAAGTAGAAGTAGTCGAAAAATACCAATCGGTAAAAGGTGGTTTGGAAGGTATTGTAGTAGGACATGTTCTTACTTGCATACCACATCCAGATGCCGATCGTTTAAAAATTACAACAGTTGATCTTGGAGATGGAATTCCATTGCAAATTGTTTGCGGAGCCAGCAATGTAGCTTCAGGTCAAAAAGTTCCTGTTGCAACTATCGGAACTATTTTATACGATAAAGACGGAAACTCCTTCACCATAAAAAAAGGAAAAATTAGAGGACAGGAAAGTCATGGAATGATTTGTGCAGAAGATGAATTGGGTCTTGGTGAAAACCATGACGGAATTATGGTTCTTGACGAAACGATTCCTGCAGGAACTTTAGCATCTACTGTTTTTAAAATAGAAAATGACGAAGTTTTTGAAATAGGATTAACCCCAAATCGTGCTGATGCCATGAGTCATCTTGGAACCGCACGTGATTTAAGGGCTGGATTGATACAGACTGGAATTAATGTAGAATTAATAACACCGTCAGTAAGTAATTTCAGAGTTGACAAAAGAACATTAAAAATTGATGTCGACGTAAAAGACATTCATCTTGCTCCAAGATATTGCGGCGTTACTATTTCTGGAATTACAGTAAAGGAATCTCCAGATTGGTTAAAAAACCGATTGAAAGCCATTGGAATTAATCCAAAGAACAATATTGTTGACGTGACCAATTATGTTCTGCATGATTTGGGACAACCGCTACATGCTTTTGATGCAGGAAAAATAAGTGGAAAAATAAGCGTACAGACACTTCCATCCGGAACAAAATTCAAGACTTTAGATGATATAGAAAGAACGCTGCACGAAGAAGATTTAATGATTTGTGACGAAAAAGGTCCTATGTGTATTGCAGGAGTATTTGGAGGTTTAAAATCTGGAGTTTCAGAAACTACAAATGCCATTTTTCTGGAAAGTGCCTATTTTAATCCCGTAAGTATTCGTAAATCGGCCAAAAGACACCAACTTAATACAGACGCTTCTTTTAGATTCGAAAGAGGAATTGACCCAACTATTACAGAATATGCATTAAAAAGAGCTGCTTTATTAATTATTGAAGTTGCAGGAGGCGAAATAACATCTGACATCATTGATATTTACCAAAAAAAGATAGAAGACTTTCCTGTATTTTTAAATTTTAAAAATGTAGCAAGAATTATTGGTGAAGAATTACCAAAAGATACAATCAAACAAATTTTGGCTTCTTTAGAAATTAAAATAAACAGCGTTTCGGATGCCGGATTGGGTTTGACGATTCCTGCGTATAGAGTAGATGTACAAAGAGAAATTGATGTAATCGAAGAAATTTTGAGAGTGTACGGTTATAACAATATTATATTTTCAAAAAAATTGAATGCAACCGTTTCAAATTCACCCAGAAACGAAGATTATAAAGTACAAAATAGTATTGCGACACAACTAAATTCGTTAGGTTTTAACGAGATGATGGCCAATTCATTGACCACAGCTTCGTATGTTCAACTTTCCCAAATATTGAAAGAAGAGCACAATGTAACCATGTTGAACCCATTAAGCAGTGATTTGGCCTCCATGCGCCAATCGTTATTGTTCTCTGGATTGGAAGCTATATCGTATAACATAAACAGAAAAAATTCGGATTTAAAACTTTTTGAATTCGGAAAATCATACCACAAATTCCTTGCTGGTTATGAAGAAATAAAGCATCTAACTCTTTTTCAAACTGGAAACAGAAACCAAGAAAATTGGACAAATGCTCAAAAACCTTCTGATTTCTTTTTGTTTAAAGGATACGTAGAAAGTATAATATCTCGACTTGGAATTTCTAAAACTAAAAGTGCTGCTGTAAATTCAGATATTTTTTCTGAAGGAATTGCTTTTGCATTGGGAAGTGAAACTATTGTAGAATTTGGATTGGTGAAAAAATCTATATTGAAGCATTTTGGAATCAAACAAGACGTTTTCTATGCTGATTTCAATTGGGCAACCGTTTTAAAATTAATGTCAAGCAAAATTAAATATACTGACATTCCCAAATACCCTGAAGTTCGCAGAGATTTAGCATTATTGATAGATCAAAATGTTACGTATGACAGTATTTACAAGATCGCAAGACAAACAGAAAAATCTTTATTAAAAGACATTAATTTGTTTGACGTATACGAAGGGAAAAATTTACCCGAGGGAAAAAAATCATACGCATTGAGCTTTATCATTCAGGATCTCACAAAAACTTTGGAGGACACCCAAATAGATTCAATCATGAGCAAATTGAAAAATAATTTTGAAACGGAACTTGGAGCAAGTTTAAGATAA